GACCAGTAGATGCCTTGCACTGCACCATTCAAAGATAACTCAGCTGATTTCGCAGATTCAGGCTTTAATTTCGCGTTACCTATTGAGCTATATAATTGATACAAATTAGGCGCTTTAAACGCTGTGCCATATGACATCTTAAGAACCAACTCTTCCGTCAGTCGGAAACCGGCTCCAAAGTTGTAAGTCGTTTCTGAACCAAACTGCTCGTTGTCGTCTAAGCGGGCGCCCAGCTCGCCAAATACATTTTCAAAGTCAACAAGTGCAATACCATAGAACGCTAAGTTGTCGCGATCGTAGTCAGAATTTGAAGCGTTGACTATGAATGTTTCTTTTCGATAGTCCGCACCGCCTCCAATTGTAACAACTTCACTGAGTTCGTATTGATTGTTCCACTGAAGATTAAGCTGCTCCAAATCCTCAGGTTGCGTAGACCCCTTGCCATCCTTTTTCTCATAGTCATAGTCAGATTGATCTTGCCAGCTAACCTGAATCTGACTAGACAACAATTCGGATTCATAGTTGACACCACCAGCGAAGGAGTAATTTTCAACTGTTGACTCTTTATACGAATAAGTTGTATTCCAAGAACCATCGTACTGGTAAACATTTTCAAAAGCGCGAGCGTTGGCAAAGACTGTCCAGTCTTGGTTTAGTTTTGAAACATATCCAATAAGGCCATTTTTAGTTTCAAACCCATGCTTGTCATCATCATTCAACCCTTGGATAGGATGAACGTTATAGCCGTCGTCACTTTCGTATCCTAAAGCCACATTCAGTTGGCCATTCTCACCTACTTTGAATCCACTCGAGCCTGAGGCTTCAACATAATCTCTGCTTCCAACCCCTGCAGTTAAACGAGTAGCTCGATCAGTGTCGTTGTTTGCACGTGTGATGATATTGATAACGCCGCCAATAGCCTCAGAGCCGTAAACAGAAGCTCTTGCACCACGCACGTATTCTATGCGCTCAACAAAAGTCAGCGGCAATTGGCTAAAGTCGACAGTACCCTTAACAGCTCTTGTAAAACGAATGCCATCAATCAACACAAGTACTTGGTCAGAGTTAGCGCCACGAACCATAAGAGTGGCTAGTTGGCCTCGGCCACCATACTGAGAAACTTGAATCCCAGTCATTCGGCGGAAAACATCTGTAAGCGTTTTCGCCTGCATGCGATCGATATCTTGACGAGTAACAATCTCTACTTGGGCAGTCAGCGATTGCGTACTTTGTTCAAATCGGGAAGCAGTAACGACCATAGTGTCGTCAACAGAGGAAGTAGTAGATTCGGCGTGCGCAAACGCAGCCCATGGCAGCATACCTGCTGCAAGTAGCTTTTTAGACATATCAGATCCAAATATCGCGTGTATCCAATGATGTCAGGAGATCCTGAAACCATATTGTGACCCAGCTGATATTCGGACTTAGAGACGGCCTACAGTGACGACTTCCCACATTTAAATGCAGTGTCTGGCCTTCGCCATGTCACTTTCGTTTCTCTTTACCGCTGCGCGCCAGTTCCGGATTCTCACCGGATTCCCAGCTGGAGTGAAAGCGCGCAGATTATAGAGAAATCAGCGCGCTATTGATACATAGATATTGAGAACTTAATTTCATTCGTCTGGGAAATGGGTGAATTGTGCTTGACAGCACATTCAGTAACTGAGGCTGACAAACTCCACTTCTTCCACATCTAACTTCATCTTGATGTACACCGTCAGTACAAAGAAGAAGTTAGCAAGCAGGTTAGCAAAGCGTGGAAGCTCTGGCTCAAAGGTTACGCCTGATTCATCTAAGCGGTGAAGTAAGCGCACGGTTTTCTTTGAGCCCGTGCGGCACTGATGCAGCGCCATTACACCAACCGGACCTCTTGGCAGCACAAAGCGGTTAATACGGCCACGGCTCAGTTCGTTGTAGTAATCATATCTGGCATGCAGCCATTCCAAGTCTTCATCAAAGATGGCTGTCTTCCCACGCACTGAACCATTGAGGTGATAAATTTTTGGATGCAGAGTTTCCAGATCTTCCCGCACATCATCAAAGCCTTCCGGCAAAGTTGCCAGTGCCATTCCCACCAGACTGCAAAGCTCGTCAGTGTGGATTTCATAGTCGCAGGTCAATGCCGATTCATAGATAAACGGATAACAAATCTCTTTGCGGTTCTTTGGTTTTCGAAAGCTCATGACAAGGCTCGGTATGATTAAAGTGTGCCAATATTATCCCAAGACTCTGGTTTACGCTTCTACTGGCGAAAAAGTCAGCGAAAAGGCTGGACAATATGGTTCCGCTACTTACAATTTGCGCTCATTTTTAGTTATGCAGGTTAGGTAATATGAGCAATACCCTGATTGACACCACCCAATATCAGGCGCAGTTGGACGAGAAAATCGCGCGTATGCAAGGCGCGTTTGCCGAGTTCAATGCCCCTGAGCTGGAAGTGTTTCCGTCTCCAGACAAACATTACCGCATGCGTGCGGAATTCCGTGTCTGGCATGAAGGGGATGACCTCTATTACATCATGTTCAATCAAGAGACCAAGCAGAAGTACCGTGTGGATCAGTTCCCGCAGGCAAGCCGTATAATCAACGATCTGATGCCACTGCTGGTTGACGCTATCCGTCCGATTGAAAGTCTGCGTCGCAAACTGTTCCAGGTGGACTTCCTGTCCACCCTGAGCGGTGAAGTGTTGGTTTCGATGCTTTACCACCGTCAGCTTGACGAAGAGTGGGAAGCGAATGCGCGCATGTTGAAGCAACGTCTGAATGATGAGGGCTTCAACCTGAACCTGATTGGCCGCGCGCGTAAGCAAAAGATCGTGATTGACCGCGATTACGTGGTAGAAAAGCTAAGCATTAATTACCGTACCCTAACTTACCAGCAAATTGAAAACAGCTTCACCCAGCCAAATGGGAAAGTGGCAGAGAAGATGCTTGAGTGGGCAGTGGATTGCACACATGACAGCACTGGCGATCTGTTGGAGCTCTACTGCGGTAACGGTAATTTTTCGTTGGCACTGGCGGACAACTTCGATCGCGTGCTGGCAACAGAACTGGCTAAGCCTTCTGTTGAATCTGCGCAGTGGAACATTGCAGTGAACAAAATCGACAATGTCCAAATCATTCGTATGTCTGCGGAAGAATTCACGGAAGCGATGGAAGGTAAACGCGAGTTCCGCCGCTTGCAGCAAGCTGGCGTGGTTCTGAAAAGCTACAACTGCAACACTATCTTTGTCGATCCGCCGCGTTCCGGTATGGACGAAGGTACGTGCCGCATGGTGCAGGCATATGACCGCATTCTGTATATCTCCTGTAATCCGGATACACTGAAAGAGAACCTGGATATTCTGTCAGAAACACACCGCATCACACGTTTTGCGCTGTTTGACCAGTTCCCTTACACCCACCACATGGAAGCGGGTGTTCTACTCGAGCGCAAATAAAACGCTGAGAAAAGAAAAGGCGCCTAAGGCGCCTTTTTTTGTTTTTGTTTCCAGTACTACTCTTCGACTGGCGTTTCTTCTTTCTTGCTGCCAACACTCAGCCAGCCCATCTTGAACGCCACCCAGAATATCAACAACATGGTCACGATGATGGAGAAGAAGTTACCACCCAGTTCTGGTACCTGCATGCGCACAAACGCCGAGTAACCAAACGCGCCCACCAGGAAACAGGCAAACGCGATGAGCGGTGTGCCGTCGGTCAGCGGTTGAGTGACATGCTGCTGATAGAAGCAGTACACAGCCAGAATGAAGGCGATGATGGGGAAAACGGAGAATGCAACGCTGTCGATGAAAAGCGTTGCCAGTGATGCGCTACCACATAAACCTGCGATCACTGCGAGAAGGAGAAATTTACGCTCTGATTGGTGATTCTGTTCCATATTACTTACCTGCCTGAAGACAACTTATCCTTGAGAGCATTGCGTTCGCGTTCTTTGCGGTACCAATATGCGCCTTTCGCGATAATGCGCAGTTGGGTCACCAGACGTTCCGCGAGTTCAGCACGTGCGCGTTTGTCCAAATCCAATGCTTCTGCACCGGAGCTGAATACCAAAGTCACACATGCCTCTGCCTGATTATAGGCTTCATCTCGGGTCGATCCGCCTGTCGCCTGGAAATATTCCGTTAGCTCAGCGATAAAGTGTTGAATTTCACGTGCGACTGCTGCACGAAAAGCCGTAGAGGTACCGGAACGTTCACGCAATAGCAGCCTGAATACGTTGGGGCTGCTTTCGATAAATTCCATAAAGGTTTCGACTGACGTTCTGACAACGCTACCCTCGGTGGCGATACGTTGGCGAGCCTGTCTCATCAATTGACGCAACAACAAGCCTCCCTCATCCACCATGGTCAGGCCAAGTTCGTCCATATCTTTGAAGTGGCGGTAAAACGACGTCGGTGCAATACCGGCTTCACGTGCCACTTCGCGTAAGCTGAGACTGGAAAAGCTTCGGTCTGCGCTGAGTTGGCTAAAAGCCGCATCAATCAGCGTTCGCCGGGTTTTTTCTTTCTGTTGAGCTCTAATTCCCATCGTCAGTGTTTTACCTCATGAAATCTAACCGCAGACTATACTCGGTTTTTATAGCGAGTTCAGTGCTTATACTCCACTTTCCGAAAAGCGATATCAGATCACCTGTGTTTCGTGCAATTAGCATCATAAACGGCCTGTTTTTACGTTAAGTAGCGTGATCACCTACGCTGAATAGAGGTGAGTTGATTCTCGCCACGCCCTGTGAGCGCTACACTTAGCCCGCAATCCTTAACATAATGAAAACAAAAGGCCATACGGACATGAGCAAAGCGACCCCTACATCGTCTAACCATTTTGATGTCATCGTAATAGGTAGTGGACCCGGCGGCGAAGGTGCTGCCATGGGCCTCACCAAGGCGGGCTTACGCGTCGCGGTGATTGAAAAAGAAGGTACCGTTGGCGGCGGGTGTACCCACTGGGGCACCATTCCATCCAAAGCGTTGAGACACACTGTCAGCCGTATTATCGAGTTCAACCAGAGCCCGATTTATACCGGCGACAACAAGCAGGTACACAGTACCTTTTCTGCCATTCTTGGCCATGCCCAATCGGTTATTGGCAAACAGACCCGCATGCGTCAGGGCTTTTACGATAGAAACCTCTGCAGCATCATTCACGGCAGCGCCAAGTTCAGTGGCACGCACGAAATTGAAGTGAAAGCGGCAGACGGCAGCGTCGACAAATACACGGCCGACAAATTCGTGATCGCAACCGGTTCACGCCCATACCGTCCAAAAGATGTCGATTTCAGACATCCACGAATCTACGACAGTGACTCAATCCTCTCGCTGCAGCACGACCCTCGCCACGTCATCATCTACGGAGCGGGCGTTATCGGCAGCGAATATGCGTCTATCTTCCGTGGTCTTGGTATCAAAGTGGATTTGATCAATACCCGTGACCGCTTGCTTTCCTTCCTTGATAACGAAATGTCAGACTCGCTTTCCTACCACTTCTGGAACAGCGGCGTTCTGATACGTAATGATGAGACCTACGAGAAAATCGAAGGCACCAAAGACGGCGTTATCCTTCATCTGCAGTCCGGCAAGAAGATGAAAGCTGACTGTATTTTGTTTGCCAATGGCCGTACCGGTAATACTGATGCGCTGAACCTGAAAGCCGTCGGTTTGAAGGCAGATTCACGTGGCCAGCTGAAAGTGAACGATAACTACGGTACCGAAGTAGAGCACGTTTATGCTGTTGGTGATGTGATTGGTTATCCAAGCCTTGCGAGTGCAGCTTACGATCAGGGTCGAATCGTTGCTCAGGCAATGGTGGAAGGTCAGGCCAAAGGCCGCCTTATTGACCATATCCCAACCGGGATTTACACCATTCCAGAAATCAGCTCAGTGGGTAAAACCGAGCAGGAGCTGACCGCGGCAAAAGTGCCTTATGAGGTGGGACGCGCACAGTTTAAGCATTTGGCGCGTGCACAGATTGCTGGCATGGATGTGGGAAGCCTGAAAATCCTGTTCCACCGCGAAACCAAAGAGATCTTGGGGATCCACTGTTTTGGTGAACGTGCGGCGGAGATCATCCACATCGGCCAGGCGATCTTTGAGCAAAAAGGCGAAGGGAATACGTTGGATTACTTTATCAATACCACCTTCAACTACCCGACCATGGCAGAAGCCTACCGCGTAGCAGCATTGAACGGCCTTAACCGTCTATTCTGATTTGCTAACAGGCAATAAAAAACGGAGCTTCTGCTCCGTTTTTTGTCTCTGGACGATGGCGAAAACCGGTTGTGTTAACCTTCCAGTCTCACAATCTGTCGCCAAGGCAGTTCGGTATCACCCAGTACAATGAAATTCGGGTTTTCCAGTGAATCCCGCTCGTTGTAGGACAGCGGTGAAAGCGTCATATCCAGAATACGCCCGCCCGCTTCTTCCACGATGCATTGGGTTGCCGCCGTGTCCCATTCGCCGGTTGGACCAAGGCGAAGATAACAATCCACCGCCCCTTCTGCGACTAAACAAGACTTGAGCGCTGCAGAGCCTAAAGGTACCAAGTCATAGTTGCGGCTTGGCTCAAGGCGGTCAGTGATAGCTTTGATGTCCTGGCGGCGGCTGATCGCAATCGATAGGGAAGCCAATTCGTCTTCATGCTTGAGGATAGACAGACGGTGTTTTTCACCATCAGGCATCACCTTCCAGGCACCATGACCTTTAGCTGCGTAGTAAGAGACCCCTGATACAGGACCATACACCACGCCCATCACCGGCTGGTTGTTTTCCACCAGTGCAATAATGGTGGCGAAGTCACCACTTCCAGCAATGAATTCCTGGGTGCCATCCAGTGGATCCACCAGCCAGTAGCGCTCCCAATTACCTCGTTCAGCAAAGGGAATCGACGCGTCTTCTTCTGACAACACAGGAATATCAGGGGTTAGCGCACTCAGGCGCTCAGTCACCAGCTTATGCGCCGCGAGATCGGCACTGGTCACCGGTGTGTCATCGCTTTTGATGTTCTTTTCAAATTCACCACGCTGATAGATATCCAGGATCACCTGACCGGAAGCCCGGGCAATCTCTATCACGGGTTGAAGCAGTTGTGACAGCTCCATGTAACACTCCTCTTGGGCTCTCACACTACGACTTTGTCCAATGGTCTTTGGTCACGAAGTGATCAACGGCCGGAAAGCTCTCTCAAGGCCAACAGTAATGCGGTAATACTGCGCGCTTCCCCAAAATCGACGTGAGATAACAATTCTTCTGCCTGTGCAACGGGCCAACGGACCAATTCCAACGGCTCAGGTTCATCGCCCTCGAGCTTCTCTGGATAAAGGTCCTGCGCCAGCAACAGGGTCATTTTGCTGGAAAAGTAAGACGGTGCGAGCACCACTTCTTTCAGCGGGTACAATTGATGGGCACCGAAACCAATTTCTTCTTTGAGTTCTCGGTTTGCCGCTTCTAAGGCGGTCTCACCCGGATCAATCAGCCCCTTTGGAAAGCCTAGTTCATAACGTTCAGTTCCGGCAGCGTATTCGCGTACCAGCAGTAAATCGCCGTTTTCTGTTACCGGCACCACCATCACCGCATTGCGGCCGCTTGGCTTCATTCGCTCGTAAGTGCGCTCTTCACCGTTACTGAACCTTAAATCCAGAGCTTCAATCTGAAACAGACGCGACTTGGCAACGACCTTGGCGTCAAGGATTTCAGGTGGAATGTGCTTTTTCATGCTTACTCTCCCGAAAAGGCGTTAACCGCTAAAACTGAGGCGATAACGGCCTTCACTGTCCGGATTGCCCAAAAAGCCAAGTTGGCCACGCATGCCTTCCGGAAAATCGTCGCCCGGGGCAAACCAGCCATTAAGGCTGTAGCGTTGATCCGGTGACAACGAGATATTGAATTCGGTTTCAATCGCATCAGACGCACTGTCACCATCCAGCACCAGCTGTCCTTCATTACAAGACAGCTGCGCTACCACCAATCCCGGCTCAATCGTACCGATGGGTGAAGCAACATTGCCCTGAGACCATGCTAGGTTGCCCGCGAGCACTTCGCAGAAAGGCTGCTGGGCAAACAGGTAATCCCGTACGGTTAAATCAAACTGTCCCGACAGACTAACAGGCAATGGATATGGAATAAACGACTGCACGATATTGGCTGATGCGGATAAAAGCAGGTTATTGGCGTAGATACCACCCAAGCTGTAACCCACGTTTCCACGGGCAGATAACCCCGGCGTCCCCGAAAGACGCAGATCGACATCCGCCTTACCGGTGAAGAGTTTCAGTGGATTGAACTGCCACTTTAGCGTGCCCATCGGTTGACCTTGCCAGGAAAACTTCGCGGCAGAGCCATTCCATAATGTGCCGGAAACACCACTGAGCTCCAGCCCCTGAATCGGTGGAAGCTGGCGTAAGACCAGGTTGGCAGGAATATGAACAACCGCACTACCTACCAGAACCACAAGGAAAAGAAAGCTCCAAAGGATCACTCGTTTCATTTTACCCTCTTCCCAACTGCAGTCGTTTTACTTCAACAACACCCTGGGTGTCGGTTTTGCCAACATCAATAAATTTCACTTCCACACCGTGATTGGTGGAAAGGAAATCGAGCCAGCTGATGAGTGAATTGAAAGGCATCGGTTTCAGCCAAACCTGAATTTCTTCTCGTTGTGGCTGTAAGCGAACGATTTCCAAGTTGTAGCGCTTCACCGTTGTCGTCACGGACTGGTTAAGTGGTAGGGCGCTCACCTGACCGCTGTTTCCAGCTGCGCGGCGCAACGCTTGGATTTCGGCTGCTTTGCCATTCACCCAAGTCAACAGATTACGTTCACTAACTAAACGTTGTTGCGCCTGCTCCGCGCGAACCTGGAGCGGACTCACGACACCCCAGTAAAGGGCACCCAAAACCAATACCGCAGTTGCTACACTTAGCAAGCGCTGTTCGCGACGAGACAGTCCTTTCCAATAAGCTATCAATGCTTTCATGATTGCTCCTTACGCAACACAAAAGCGCCGGTCACGGTTTGCTGGTCACGGCTTAACTGCCCGAGCTCTGTGTTGTATTTGGTCGACAAAGCTTCACGCAACTTCTCAAAATCCCCAAAGTCTTTGCCACGCGCATTCAGGCGAAGCTCACCCCGATCCTGATCGAATCTCAGTGCATCAAGCTGGATACCTGGCGCTGATTCTAAGAGCGGGCCTAGTTCTGACATCCACACCATCACACCCGATTGATTGCCACCACCGGAGAGTCTGCTCAATTCCCCTTCTATGATACGGCGCATGTAACTTGTGGTCGGAATACGCTGGTTTTGCGGCAAAAGCTTACGTACTTTGGCTTCACTTTGTTCGCGATATTGTGCGGCTTGCGCTTCCATCTGATAGATATCTGCGACCTTTTCACCCCCCAACACTGCTAGCAATACCGCAGCGGCAATCGCGGCACCACGCCAAGGTTTAAGGTGCTTGTAGATTTGGTTTTGCGGTTTGTAACGCCCTGCCAGAAGGTTGTGACGGCTTTGCATCGCCTGCTGCGCCAGCAACAACATCACCAGTTCGCAAGGCTCAGCTTTCCAATTATCACCCATATCTTCAGGTATATTCGAATAGCTATAAACCGTTTTAATATCGTCTTCTTCCTGTGCACTATTCAGGCTTTGCAACCAAACAGGCAACCAACCTTCTTCCGCTGAACTACCCTCAAGTTCATCGGTGCGCACCAGCCAGCGATGATTGAGCTTTGCCGCACTGTAGCCGTCATCATGCAGAGGCAGGCACAAACAATCCGGCACCAGTTTGCGAACATGCAGGCCGGCATCAGCCAAGTCGTCCAGCCAACGTTCCAGCAACTTATGCTCAATCACTGCCACATTGGCAAGTTCACCGCTTTTACCCAGTAAAGTGATATGAACCTGATCGACATCCTGTGCCAAATCATCTTCTAAAAGGAAAGGTAAAACCGTGTCGAGCTGGCGCTCGCTACCGGCTGGGATCATCGCCGTGGTCAGCGTCATTGCAGCACTGTCAGCCAATGCAACTACGTCCCGGTCAGCCCCATAATCTGTCAGCTGTGACAAGCTTTCGGCTTCGCCGGAAGCAATCACTTCCTGCTGTGCTGGTGACCAGACCAGCCAAGGGATCGGCTCCTGCGGATCACTGTTAAGCCTGATTGTCAGGATCTCGCTCACTCATTCCTCCAAAGCGACGACGGATAACAGTTACCGCGCCGTTATCATCCCTCTGCAGCAAAGAACGCAGTCTTAGCGTTACGCTGTCGAGGGTAATTTCTGTGTCTAATTCAAAGTAGCGGCTGCGCACATCCAGATATGGCTGCAATCGCTCCCTTTCTTCTTGTTCAATACCCGCCAGTATTGGCTCGGCCAAAAAGCTGGCCACATCTGGCCAACCATCAACTGCATTTCTTCCGTTGATCAACTCTTTTGCCTGATCCTCAGAAAGGTTCGGGTGGAAGATAGCGCTCAAGATAGGAGCATCTTCCTCAGTCAGCGTGTTGACGTTCACCACCAGTTTGTCGTTGGGAACAGCACAAAGCAGAGGGCTGACTTTATCGAATATTTCCTGTGTCACACCATTGATCGCACGCCACTCGGAAATGTCCGCAATAAAACTGTTGGGCGCCACATGC
The nucleotide sequence above comes from Grimontia kaedaensis. Encoded proteins:
- the btuB gene encoding TonB-dependent vitamin B12 receptor, translated to MSKKLLAAGMLPWAAFAHAESTTSSVDDTMVVTASRFEQSTQSLTAQVEIVTRQDIDRMQAKTLTDVFRRMTGIQVSQYGGRGQLATLMVRGANSDQVLVLIDGIRFTRAVKGTVDFSQLPLTFVERIEYVRGARASVYGSEAIGGVINIITRANNDTDRATRLTAGVGSRDYVEASGSSGFKVGENGQLNVALGYESDDGYNVHPIQGLNDDDKHGFETKNGLIGYVSKLNQDWTVFANARAFENVYQYDGSWNTTYSYKESTVENYSFAGGVNYESELLSSQIQVSWQDQSDYDYEKKDGKGSTQPEDLEQLNLQWNNQYELSEVVTIGGGADYRKETFIVNASNSDYDRDNLAFYGIALVDFENVFGELGARLDDNEQFGSETTYNFGAGFRLTEELVLKMSYGTAFKAPNLYQLYSSIGNAKLKPESAKSAELSLNGAVQGIYWSVTGYNTKIDDLIEYDFSTFTYHNLDGESTLKGVELTAEFDTGFLSHQLSADFKDPKDEEGNLLPYRAKKSYKYNAIAYFDEFDLSLGYQYIGKRENSGTKLGSYSLLDASVNYFATESVTLNARVDNLLDKEYEMVIGYPAPERTFYVSMDYRF
- a CDS encoding ATP--cob(I)alamin adenosyltransferase, which produces MSFRKPKNRKEICYPFIYESALTCDYEIHTDELCSLVGMALATLPEGFDDVREDLETLHPKIYHLNGSVRGKTAIFDEDLEWLHARYDYYNELSRGRINRFVLPRGPVGVMALHQCRTGSKKTVRLLHRLDESGVTFEPELPRFANLLANFFFVLTVYIKMKLDVEEVEFVSLSY
- the trmA gene encoding tRNA (uridine(54)-C5)-methyltransferase TrmA, producing MSNTLIDTTQYQAQLDEKIARMQGAFAEFNAPELEVFPSPDKHYRMRAEFRVWHEGDDLYYIMFNQETKQKYRVDQFPQASRIINDLMPLLVDAIRPIESLRRKLFQVDFLSTLSGEVLVSMLYHRQLDEEWEANARMLKQRLNDEGFNLNLIGRARKQKIVIDRDYVVEKLSINYRTLTYQQIENSFTQPNGKVAEKMLEWAVDCTHDSTGDLLELYCGNGNFSLALADNFDRVLATELAKPSVESAQWNIAVNKIDNVQIIRMSAEEFTEAMEGKREFRRLQQAGVVLKSYNCNTIFVDPPRSGMDEGTCRMVQAYDRILYISCNPDTLKENLDILSETHRITRFALFDQFPYTHHMEAGVLLERK
- a CDS encoding YijD family membrane protein, producing the protein MEQNHQSERKFLLLAVIAGLCGSASLATLFIDSVAFSVFPIIAFILAVYCFYQQHVTQPLTDGTPLIAFACFLVGAFGYSAFVRMQVPELGGNFFSIIVTMLLIFWVAFKMGWLSVGSKKEETPVEE
- the fabR gene encoding HTH-type transcriptional repressor FabR — its product is MGIRAQQKEKTRRTLIDAAFSQLSADRSFSSLSLREVAREAGIAPTSFYRHFKDMDELGLTMVDEGGLLLRQLMRQARQRIATEGSVVRTSVETFMEFIESSPNVFRLLLRERSGTSTAFRAAVAREIQHFIAELTEYFQATGGSTRDEAYNQAEACVTLVFSSGAEALDLDKRARAELAERLVTQLRIIAKGAYWYRKERERNALKDKLSSGR
- the sthA gene encoding Si-specific NAD(P)(+) transhydrogenase, with protein sequence MSKATPTSSNHFDVIVIGSGPGGEGAAMGLTKAGLRVAVIEKEGTVGGGCTHWGTIPSKALRHTVSRIIEFNQSPIYTGDNKQVHSTFSAILGHAQSVIGKQTRMRQGFYDRNLCSIIHGSAKFSGTHEIEVKAADGSVDKYTADKFVIATGSRPYRPKDVDFRHPRIYDSDSILSLQHDPRHVIIYGAGVIGSEYASIFRGLGIKVDLINTRDRLLSFLDNEMSDSLSYHFWNSGVLIRNDETYEKIEGTKDGVILHLQSGKKMKADCILFANGRTGNTDALNLKAVGLKADSRGQLKVNDNYGTEVEHVYAVGDVIGYPSLASAAYDQGRIVAQAMVEGQAKGRLIDHIPTGIYTIPEISSVGKTEQELTAAKVPYEVGRAQFKHLARAQIAGMDVGSLKILFHRETKEILGIHCFGERAAEIIHIGQAIFEQKGEGNTLDYFINTTFNYPTMAEAYRVAALNGLNRLF
- the cysQ gene encoding 3'(2'),5'-bisphosphate nucleotidase CysQ; this translates as MELSQLLQPVIEIARASGQVILDIYQRGEFEKNIKSDDTPVTSADLAAHKLVTERLSALTPDIPVLSEEDASIPFAERGNWERYWLVDPLDGTQEFIAGSGDFATIIALVENNQPVMGVVYGPVSGVSYYAAKGHGAWKVMPDGEKHRLSILKHEDELASLSIAISRRQDIKAITDRLEPSRNYDLVPLGSAALKSCLVAEGAVDCYLRLGPTGEWDTAATQCIVEEAGGRILDMTLSPLSYNERDSLENPNFIVLGDTELPWRQIVRLEG
- the nudE gene encoding ADP compounds hydrolase NudE, translating into MKKHIPPEILDAKVVAKSRLFQIEALDLRFSNGEERTYERMKPSGRNAVMVVPVTENGDLLLVREYAAGTERYELGFPKGLIDPGETALEAANRELKEEIGFGAHQLYPLKEVVLAPSYFSSKMTLLLAQDLYPEKLEGDEPEPLELVRWPVAQAEELLSHVDFGEARSITALLLALRELSGR
- a CDS encoding type II secretion system protein N, with the translated sequence MKRVILWSFLFLVVLVGSAVVHIPANLVLRQLPPIQGLELSGVSGTLWNGSAAKFSWQGQPMGTLKWQFNPLKLFTGKADVDLRLSGTPGLSARGNVGYSLGGIYANNLLLSASANIVQSFIPYPLPVSLSGQFDLTVRDYLFAQQPFCEVLAGNLAWSQGNVASPIGTIEPGLVVAQLSCNEGQLVLDGDSASDAIETEFNISLSPDQRYSLNGWFAPGDDFPEGMRGQLGFLGNPDSEGRYRLSFSG
- a CDS encoding type II secretion system protein M is translated as MKALIAYWKGLSRREQRLLSVATAVLVLGALYWGVVSPLQVRAEQAQQRLVSERNLLTWVNGKAAEIQALRRAAGNSGQVSALPLNQSVTTTVKRYNLEIVRLQPQREEIQVWLKPMPFNSLISWLDFLSTNHGVEVKFIDVGKTDTQGVVEVKRLQLGRG
- the gspL gene encoding type II secretion system protein GspL, with protein sequence MSEILTIRLNSDPQEPIPWLVWSPAQQEVIASGEAESLSQLTDYGADRDVVALADSAAMTLTTAMIPAGSERQLDTVLPFLLEDDLAQDVDQVHITLLGKSGELANVAVIEHKLLERWLDDLADAGLHVRKLVPDCLCLPLHDDGYSAAKLNHRWLVRTDELEGSSAEEGWLPVWLQSLNSAQEEDDIKTVYSYSNIPEDMGDNWKAEPCELVMLLLAQQAMQSRHNLLAGRYKPQNQIYKHLKPWRGAAIAAAVLLAVLGGEKVADIYQMEAQAAQYREQSEAKVRKLLPQNQRIPTTSYMRRIIEGELSRLSGGGNQSGVMVWMSELGPLLESAPGIQLDALRFDQDRGELRLNARGKDFGDFEKLREALSTKYNTELGQLSRDQQTVTGAFVLRKEQS